A window of Phragmites australis chromosome 2, lpPhrAust1.1, whole genome shotgun sequence genomic DNA:
AGGTAAACAATGAAAAGTGACTCTGTAAACAAATATAAAGATTGTGCACATCAATAGAACTTTAGAACATAAGCTAGCAGAAGATACAATCCCAAGTTGAGCCCAAAATTAGGAAATAAGACTGTTAGTGAGTGATAGCCTTGATTGTCGCCCAGTTCATAATGATATGGAACAACAGAAGAAGGCTTGTCCAATGAGATCATCAAATCTCATCTCTGGGCATAATAGTAAGTTCAATTTGCATTATCTGAGTTTTTGCTGTCAGAATGCTAAAAAGAACCAACACGATTCCACTGAAAGTTAATCAGAAAAGGTCATGAACAAATCTAAcaggaaaaaaacaaaagctCACCTGGGGCGGTCACCCGGTGGGCCAGAGCCGAAGGGGCGAGACGGGGGCTTGGCAGACTTCTTGAGGGTATTAGGCACCACCTCAGATGGCAGATTGAGGAAGGTGCGGAGGTGCTCAATGCCATCATTGGTGAGGTACCAGTAGTAGTATTGCCACGAGAAGGTCTCCCTGACATACTCCTTTGATTTGAAGCTCTGCATGAGCTTAATCACCTCCAGGTTGGGCACGTCGAGCATGGGGTGCTTGGCCAGGTTGTAGTCTTTCTTGGCATACAAGACCCCCTCTGCACATAAATTCAAGAATTTTCAATATATCCTCAACGTATAACAAGGATAAGCATCCATTTTGCACATACAATACTAACTTGCCGCCCAATATTTCTTCTAGAAAAACTTGTCGCCCAATAAGTAAACGTCTCAGCATACTGTTTTCTCATCTCAAATCCTAAGGTATGAATCGGTGGCATATATCATTTCACATAGCACAAGTGCATCCCGATGCAGTGTGTACCACTGGAGATAAGACTACAATACACACAAACTGAAATCAAAATCTAAAACAGCCAGTTGCAAAATTGCAAATCAGAAGGTCCCCGTCATGTGAATGCAACGGCCTAGGCCTTATCGTTGTGCACTAAGTTGAACGAAGCTATGGGGACAAGAATTGTAACAATGGGCATGCATTGTGGCTTGCGATCACAGTGTGCATAACGTAAATGAATGGCCACGCCCAGAGGGACAAAAAGGGAGAAGAAGCTCACCATGGAAGAGGTACTTGCAGATGTCGCGGCGGTTCTTCTTGGAGATGATCTGCGGAGGAGAGAAAACGACACGGCATTGCGTTAGATGACGGAAAGACCGGGGCAGTTCAACAGTAAACGTTCTGCCGTAGAAATTTCGTGGCTTGCCATGGTGAAGGACTGGCGCCGGAGGGAGGGGCAGGACGGCGGCGCCGGCTGGGTGGGTTTGGGAAGGGGAGGTGGCGCGCTGCGGGGAGAAAAACCCTAGGTGTGTGGTGTGTCGAGATATAGAGAGAGGCAGACCTGGGCCGCGCGGGCCCACATTTTCTTTCGGGCCGCCATAGGAAACGGCTGGGCCTTCGAAGAACCTTCCAGTccttaaaaaaaacctttcagCATAGTTATCAGGATGTAAGTGGATACTTAATAAGTAATTTTATGTTATTActtagttcattttttcttaatttaattaagtataaataattttttagtttttttagttttgatcaatgtaataaaaaatacaaatctTACATCCCTTATGATCACATGAGGATGAGGTGTCGTCCCACTCGTCTTTTGCTCACCTAACTAGCCAAGTATCCCTAAAAAAATAGCCAAGTAGCATACTGTGCTAGCGATGACTGATCATGACGAGACATGGCGACACATGTGCTAGATCAGTGTAACAAGTAGTGCTAGATCCAAAACTAATAAGTAATAGTCTCTCTTACTAAGAGATATACACCAACTAATTCATTTAAAAATCTAAATGATAAAACAAAGATAAATATCTCTCTTAGTCCATCTACGaacatattcttttcatttcgttcc
This region includes:
- the LOC133909655 gene encoding small ribosomal subunit protein eS10z-like; amino-acid sequence: MIISKKNRRDICKYLFHEGVLYAKKDYNLAKHPMLDVPNLEVIKLMQSFKSKEYVRETFSWQYYYWYLTNDGIEHLRTFLNLPSEVVPNTLKKSAKPPSRPFGSGPPGDRPRGPPRFEGDRPRFGDRDGYRGGPRGAPGDFGGEKGGAPAEFQPSFRGSRPGFGRGGGGAFGAGGSSME